From the genome of Sphingobacterium sp. UGAL515B_05:
GGATATCCCTTCGGATGCAGAAAAAATCAAATCATTGGCATCTAAACTCGGTATTGCATTTGACGCGGTGAATTCCAATACATTTCAAGATCAGACTGGTCAAGAATACAGCTATAAATTTGGTTCGCTTCATCATGTCAATCCTAAAGTACGTGAACAGGCTATTGCCCACAATATTGAAGTTATCAATTATGGAAAAGCTTTGGGATCTAAATCTCTTACAGTTTGGCTCGCTGACGGTTCATCTTTTCCAGGGCAGTTGAGTTTTAGAGAGGCATTTCAAAATACATTGTCTAGCTTAAGTGAAATTTATAAGCACCTACCAGACGATTGGAAATTGTTTGTGGAATACAAAGCTTTTGAACCATATTTCTATTCTACAACTATTGGAGACTGGGGGCAATCCTTACTATTGGCCAATAAATTAGGTCCTAAAGCTTATACTTTGGTTGATTTGGGACACCATTTACCCAATGCTAACATTGAACAGATTGTTTCTCTATTGCTTATGGAGGGCAAGCTTGGTGGTTTTCATTTTAACGATAGTAAGTACGCTGACGACGATCTAACAGCGGGCAGCATTAAGCCATATCAGTTATTTTTGATATTCAACGAATTGGTTGATGGAATGGATTTGAATGGGATAGACCATGCGACAGGGTTGGGTTGGATGATTGACGCTTCTCATAACCTGAAAGATCCCTTGGTCGATTTGTTACAATCAGTTGAAGCGATTAAGATCGCCTATGCACAGGCTTTGTTAGTTGATCGCAAAGCATTGAAACAGGCACAGCAG
Proteins encoded in this window:
- a CDS encoding TIM barrel protein codes for the protein MILDKQIIDQHNNQLAEKHTRAFDYVSADISDTEEILDKLQKFQIAIPSWALGTGGTRFGRFSGAGEPGTLEQKLEDVGLLHALNKSSGAISLHIPWDIPSDAEKIKSLASKLGIAFDAVNSNTFQDQTGQEYSYKFGSLHHVNPKVREQAIAHNIEVINYGKALGSKSLTVWLADGSSFPGQLSFREAFQNTLSSLSEIYKHLPDDWKLFVEYKAFEPYFYSTTIGDWGQSLLLANKLGPKAYTLVDLGHHLPNANIEQIVSLLLMEGKLGGFHFNDSKYADDDLTAGSIKPYQLFLIFNELVDGMDLNGIDHATGLGWMIDASHNLKDPLVDLLQSVEAIKIAYAQALLVDRKALKQAQQTNDIVKAQEILQDAFRTDVRPLVAEARLRSGAALNPVRLFNEENLRSKLIEERGINSVATGL